In Candidatus Acidiferrales bacterium, a single genomic region encodes these proteins:
- a CDS encoding TadE/TadG family type IV pilus assembly protein, which translates to MRDKVRAPGNSIRGMLGRVARPAWLDSLGTGEAAQLVEFALMLPLLVVLAVGLADFGAAFVVRDKLANAARDGARIAVSQSTADLTQPNPLTVQAVRDAVVNYLNNAGIQATLSGTSPCATGAFSWTYCLTNGGQIRIERQFLVNVGGTLVLSSRVTVSYPYSWTFAQVIRLLVPSSSYPSSFMISTESVMRN; encoded by the coding sequence ATGAGGGATAAGGTGCGGGCGCCGGGAAACTCCATTCGTGGGATGCTTGGCAGGGTCGCCCGGCCAGCGTGGCTCGATTCTTTGGGGACAGGCGAGGCGGCACAACTCGTTGAATTCGCCTTGATGCTGCCTCTCCTGGTGGTGTTGGCAGTGGGACTCGCCGATTTTGGCGCTGCTTTCGTCGTGCGCGACAAGCTTGCCAACGCGGCTCGGGACGGCGCGCGGATCGCCGTGAGCCAAAGTACAGCCGACCTCACCCAACCCAACCCGCTCACGGTACAGGCGGTGCGCGACGCGGTGGTGAATTACCTGAACAACGCCGGGATCCAGGCGACGCTCAGCGGCACAAGTCCGTGCGCGACGGGCGCATTTTCCTGGACCTATTGCTTAACCAACGGCGGCCAGATCAGGATTGAGCGCCAATTCCTGGTGAATGTGGGTGGCACCCTGGTTTTGTCCAGTCGCGTGACCGTCTCCTATCCCTATAGCTGGACCTTCGCCCAAGTGATTAGGCTCCTCGTGCCTTCCAGCAGTTACCCGAGTTCGTTCATGATTTCGACCGAATCAGTGATGAGGAACTAG